In Acropora muricata isolate sample 2 chromosome 11, ASM3666990v1, whole genome shotgun sequence, one DNA window encodes the following:
- the LOC136889072 gene encoding dnaJ homolog subfamily C member 4-like, with amino-acid sequence MLAYVWLRRTCEWSTFGTVRPKCLYSMSSQASKSRKPTFYAVLNIPETATPGEIRAAFITKSKQCHPDMNPHKPELHDEFVQINEAYNILSNAATRWEYDLTLGTASNVSSSRASPFGSVPNRRHQSYSYYYEKATSRSNYRQSRTYGFSPQVVDAMQKQKHNRIVVIGVLIFMVAGSSFGYLLVRSRHKVYKSQAEESSRRAHQLYVEAKERGRANGFKRQLEILISQHDGLDKVNATKILQQEFDEKRK; translated from the exons ATGCTTGCATATGTGTGGCTGAGGAGGACGTGTGAGTGGAGCACATTTGGGACTGTTCGTCCAAAATGTCTATATTCAATGTCAAGTCAAGCAAG CAAGTCAAGGAAGCCAACTTTTTATGCAGTTCTTAATATACCAGAAACAGCAACACCAGGAGAAATAAGAGCTGCATTCATCACAAAATCTAAACAG TGTCATCCAGACATGAATCCTCATAAACCAGAACTTCATGATGAATTTGTACAG ATCAATGAGGCATACAATATATTAAGCAATGCAGCAACTCGATGGGAATATGATCTTACACTTGGAACAGCTAGCAATGTGTCATCATCAAGGGCAAGTCCATTTGGTTCTGTACCAAATCGCAG GCATCAGTCCTACAGTTACTATTATGAAAAGGCCACAAGTCGATCAAATTACAG GCAATCAAGAACTTATGGATTTTCCCCGCAAGTTGTTGACGCTATGCAGAAGCAAAAGCATAACAGAATTGTTGTAATCGGAGTGCTGATCTTCATGGTGGCTGGTTCCTCATTTGGCTATTTACTTGTGAG GTCAAGGCACAAAGTGTATAAGTCACAAGCTGAAGAATCAAGCAGACGAGCACATCAGCTGTATGTTGAAGCAAAAGAAAGAGGAAG GGCAAACGGTTTTAAACgtcaacttgaaattttaatatcCCAACACGATGGACTCGATAAAGTAAATGCCACAAAAATTCTTCAACAAGAGTTTGATGAAAAAAGGAagtga
- the LOC136889061 gene encoding SPARC-related modular calcium-binding protein 1-like isoform X1, translating into MLQSVMLAILFILLVNRFEVCGGLECLNQVKCSMDNSNSRPVCGNDGRTYSSYCLLKLASCNGHPVTLAKLGKCGGAKQIPLETAKTLVPRLSKCVRERNQAIGHARTNDLIMLGVYIPNCEPDGSFAPVQCLNASRFCWCVDGDGKEIQGTRARSRQPKCPTRSTAETLNPERPPQRSGKKAKAKPCTNCKGCSKEVRATFTEKLIKLLFKEFNPSSYKAPGQLDVMGKFHMLRWKFTHLDSNGDYMLQIRELHGFLKITKKAIHPKKCSRTFVTYCDRNGDRKVSIDEWYSCLGVKAITKCTGDYLEALEKNKQLTGASRSLLPSCASDGSYLPTQCHHSTGYCWCVDVVTGKPIPHATKNANSLICSKIVNNKTSTNTAKKECDQELWISFKRYILKLFRKEVEEDLPSNSNSERENLIRSQRRSARSGDLRLLGTFLTDNQVLIWKFNRLDRNKDKHLEQNEFLTSRMKKHLGHVKRGRKCGKKLFECDTDKDKKLSMVEWALCLRPGRVILLQ; encoded by the exons gtgTGTGGTGGGTTAGAATGTCTGAACCAAGTGAAGTGTTCAATGGACAATTCTAATTCCAGGCCAGTGTGTGGAAATGACGGAAGAACCTACAGCAGTTATTGTTTACTTAAGCTGGCAAGCTGCAATGGTCATCCTGTCACATTGGCAAAATTGGGAAAGTGTGGAG GTGCAAAACAGATCCCATTGGAAACTGCTAAAACGTTAGTACCAAGGCTATCCAAGTGCGTGAGAGAAAGGAATCAAGCAATTGGACATGCACGAACAAATGATCTGATTATGCTGGGTGTTTACATACCAAATTGTGAACCTGATGGTAGTTTTGCCCCAGTCCAGTGCCTCAATGCGTCACGTTTCTGCTGGTGTGTTGATGGTGATGGAAAAGAAATTCAAGGCACAAGAGCTCGATCTAGGCAGCCAAAATGCCCCACACGATCAACAG CTGAAACGTTAAACCCTGAAAGACCACCACAGAGAAGtggaaaaaaagcaaaagcaaaaccatGTACAAACTGCAAAG gaTGTTCAAAAGAAGTGCGTGCTACTTTTACTGAAAAGCtcataaaattattgtttaagGAGTTTAATCCCTCATCCTACAAAGCACCAG GTCAACTGGATGTCATGGGAAAGTTTCACATGTTACGTTGGAAGTTTACGCATCTCGACAGCAATGGTGATTACATGTTACAGATTCGAGAGCTTCATGGTTTCTTGAAAATAACCAAGAAGGCTATTCACCCTAAAAAATGCAGCCGTACTTTTGTAACATATTGTGACAGAAATGGAGACCGCAAAGTATCAATCGATGAGTGGTATTCATGCCTTGGCGTGAAAG CAATAACAAAGTGTACTGGAGATTATCTGGAAGCCTTGGAAAAAAACAAGCAGTTGACAGGTGCCAGTCGGTCTCTTTTACCAAGCTGTGCAAGTGATGGCTCTTACTTGCCCACCCAATGTCATCACTCCACCGGATACTGCTGGTGTGTGGATGTTGTCACAGGAAAACCAATTCCTCATGCAACAAAAAATGCAAACTCCCTGATTTGTTCAAAAATAG tgaacaacaaaacttcaacaaatacagcaaagaaaG AATGCGACCAAGAGTTGTGGATATCCTTTAAAAGATACATACTCAAGCTGTTTAGGAAAGAGGTGGAAGAGGATTTGCCTTCCAATAGCAATAGTGAAAGAG aAAATTTAATAAGAAGTCAGCGACGAAGTGCCAGATCAGGGGATCTTCGTCTTCTTGGAACGTTTCTCACAGACAATCAAGTGTTAATTTGGAAGTTTAATCGCCTGGATAGAAACAAAGACAAACACCTTGAACAAAATGAATTCCTCACATCTCGCATGAAAAAACACCTTGGACATGTCAAGCGTGGAAGAAAGTGCGGCAAGAAGCTATTTGAATGTGACACAGATAAGGACAAAAAATTATCCATGGTGGAATGGGCTCTCTGTTTGCGGCCAGGCCGAGTTATCCTTCTGCAATAA
- the LOC136889061 gene encoding SPARC-related modular calcium-binding protein 1-like isoform X2, whose amino-acid sequence MDNSNSRPVCGNDGRTYSSYCLLKLASCNGHPVTLAKLGKCGGAKQIPLETAKTLVPRLSKCVRERNQAIGHARTNDLIMLGVYIPNCEPDGSFAPVQCLNASRFCWCVDGDGKEIQGTRARSRQPKCPTRSTAETLNPERPPQRSGKKAKAKPCTNCKGCSKEVRATFTEKLIKLLFKEFNPSSYKAPGQLDVMGKFHMLRWKFTHLDSNGDYMLQIRELHGFLKITKKAIHPKKCSRTFVTYCDRNGDRKVSIDEWYSCLGVKAITKCTGDYLEALEKNKQLTGASRSLLPSCASDGSYLPTQCHHSTGYCWCVDVVTGKPIPHATKNANSLICSKIVNNKTSTNTAKKECDQELWISFKRYILKLFRKEVEEDLPSNSNSERENLIRSQRRSARSGDLRLLGTFLTDNQVLIWKFNRLDRNKDKHLEQNEFLTSRMKKHLGHVKRGRKCGKKLFECDTDKDKKLSMVEWALCLRPGRVILLQ is encoded by the exons ATGGACAATTCTAATTCCAGGCCAGTGTGTGGAAATGACGGAAGAACCTACAGCAGTTATTGTTTACTTAAGCTGGCAAGCTGCAATGGTCATCCTGTCACATTGGCAAAATTGGGAAAGTGTGGAG GTGCAAAACAGATCCCATTGGAAACTGCTAAAACGTTAGTACCAAGGCTATCCAAGTGCGTGAGAGAAAGGAATCAAGCAATTGGACATGCACGAACAAATGATCTGATTATGCTGGGTGTTTACATACCAAATTGTGAACCTGATGGTAGTTTTGCCCCAGTCCAGTGCCTCAATGCGTCACGTTTCTGCTGGTGTGTTGATGGTGATGGAAAAGAAATTCAAGGCACAAGAGCTCGATCTAGGCAGCCAAAATGCCCCACACGATCAACAG CTGAAACGTTAAACCCTGAAAGACCACCACAGAGAAGtggaaaaaaagcaaaagcaaaaccatGTACAAACTGCAAAG gaTGTTCAAAAGAAGTGCGTGCTACTTTTACTGAAAAGCtcataaaattattgtttaagGAGTTTAATCCCTCATCCTACAAAGCACCAG GTCAACTGGATGTCATGGGAAAGTTTCACATGTTACGTTGGAAGTTTACGCATCTCGACAGCAATGGTGATTACATGTTACAGATTCGAGAGCTTCATGGTTTCTTGAAAATAACCAAGAAGGCTATTCACCCTAAAAAATGCAGCCGTACTTTTGTAACATATTGTGACAGAAATGGAGACCGCAAAGTATCAATCGATGAGTGGTATTCATGCCTTGGCGTGAAAG CAATAACAAAGTGTACTGGAGATTATCTGGAAGCCTTGGAAAAAAACAAGCAGTTGACAGGTGCCAGTCGGTCTCTTTTACCAAGCTGTGCAAGTGATGGCTCTTACTTGCCCACCCAATGTCATCACTCCACCGGATACTGCTGGTGTGTGGATGTTGTCACAGGAAAACCAATTCCTCATGCAACAAAAAATGCAAACTCCCTGATTTGTTCAAAAATAG tgaacaacaaaacttcaacaaatacagcaaagaaaG AATGCGACCAAGAGTTGTGGATATCCTTTAAAAGATACATACTCAAGCTGTTTAGGAAAGAGGTGGAAGAGGATTTGCCTTCCAATAGCAATAGTGAAAGAG aAAATTTAATAAGAAGTCAGCGACGAAGTGCCAGATCAGGGGATCTTCGTCTTCTTGGAACGTTTCTCACAGACAATCAAGTGTTAATTTGGAAGTTTAATCGCCTGGATAGAAACAAAGACAAACACCTTGAACAAAATGAATTCCTCACATCTCGCATGAAAAAACACCTTGGACATGTCAAGCGTGGAAGAAAGTGCGGCAAGAAGCTATTTGAATGTGACACAGATAAGGACAAAAAATTATCCATGGTGGAATGGGCTCTCTGTTTGCGGCCAGGCCGAGTTATCCTTCTGCAATAA
- the LOC136889073 gene encoding transcription factor VBP-like, whose translation MEEEDVRAQKRTRKRSRSDSSDDSISGCSRRDLEKHATNTSLTLIEDPGVYGRRIPYFGENSINDILKVVSLQSFSNPRLSSLNEGERDEMIHQEDHKRAKTTESDCQSDSSEELSRKERSSSSSEDAVPSSGYSQVNFPSKSRGKRANFKNGSITNAIVGNGKDQRYWEKRQRNNASAKRSRDARRVRELETQIRAEYLEDENYRLKGENERLREENVRLQQAMERLKEKDVSSAKDCDD comes from the coding sequence ATGGAGGAGGAAGATGTGAGAGCTCAAAAGCGAACAAGGAAACGATCGCGAAGTGACAGTTCTGATGATTCGATCTCTGGATGTTCGAGAAGAGATCTAGAGAAGCATGCGACAAATACCTCGCTAACATTGATAGAAGATCCGGGCGTATATGGTCGTCGAATTCCATATTTTGGAGAGAATTCCATCAATGATATTTTGAAAGTGGTTTCTCTGCAATCCTTTTCCAATCCGCGATTGTCATCGCTAAACGAAGGTGAACGGGACGAGATGATTCATCAAGAGGACCATAAAAGAGCGAAAACAACGGAGTCAGATTGCCAGTCAGATTCGAGCGAAGAATTGTCGCGCAAAGAGCGATCGAGTTCATCTAGCGAAGATGCAGTGCCGTCAAGTGGATATTCGCaagtaaattttccttcaaaatctCGCGGAAAACGGGCAAATTTTAAAAACGGAAGCATCACGAACGCAATTGTTGGTAACGGAAAAGATCAGCGTTATTGGGAAAAGAGACAACGCAATAATGCGTCCGCTAAACGCTCCAGAGACGCCAGACGCGTTCGTGAACTTGAAACTCAAATTAGAGCCGAATATTTGGAAGATGAAAATTATCGTCTCAAAGGTGAAAACGAACGTTTACGTGAAGAGAACGTTCGGCTACAACAGGCGATGGAAAGACTTAAGGAAAAAGATGTTAGTTCTGCGAAAGATTGTGATGACTAA